In Bombyx mori chromosome 11, ASM3026992v2, one genomic interval encodes:
- the LOC101737511 gene encoding uncharacterized protein LOC101737511 produces the protein MHAYIALVVIVAAPALAAPGDRLGYDREIDSARHKQIPKHHDYVLNEEYLASQKNRAKLITRIRPDEPVVADNVILESNVVKIVRPSKREVERDIGTALVRLRRGYNLENVRVPARYPYLAVPKYYRNRHWG, from the coding sequence ATGCACGCGTACATCGCGCTCGTAGTCATCGTGGCGGCGCCCGCGCTCGCCGCCCCAGGAGACCGCCTCGGATACGACCGAGAAATCGACAGTGCCAGACACAAACAAATCCCGAAACATCACGATTACGTTCTAAACGAAGAGTATTTGGCGTCACAGAAGAACAGGGCCAAACTCATCACCAGAATAAGACCCGACGAACCTGTAGTGGCAGATAATGTTATTTTGGAATCGAACGTGGTCAAGATAGTGAGACCCTCGAAGAGGGAAGTGGAACGCGACATCGGTACGGCACTAGTGCGATTAAGGCGCGGATACAACTTGGAAAATGTTAGAGTACCAGCAAGATATCCGTATCTGGCGGTGCCTAAATACTACCGCAACCGTCATTGGGGCTAG